Proteins co-encoded in one Novosphingobium sp. PP1Y genomic window:
- a CDS encoding EH signature domain-containing protein — protein sequence MSSLRSAIARMEALASAGLAKPPTTQPELQRQLAKLDACVGEAEPVIELKPFLRGVADTGANGLPRFQLNRVLRGAWCDPEFDDLGVAALERADVDHRRSSDQAVIDGYLTYFPTGRSIMPMLAEAASRAAGRHDWAWRERGARWDLFKPQMGPAKVARDFVARDADGISFLMRETGLGANLAASGFGQATFAETCKATAELQPAEAVVPQRSILRMFDTEAQAGQLELVVRALLEPWIRTKPEPEHRKAVSEFLLDQVGDPRLQRTRWDRIVRSLAESIGEERAREVTQVFKRWLTEVAMREFFRAIAKTTDRPDQWKQREAFWIAYLDEGLVTDAWPALGSRAKYQIDSLIRQSGERPEYGQIRGGPSQSSSIIMQIGDLRISEWSDNGSCRFWSDTDPGAPKLYAKVYDGGKLRTTSGRTDFEYESHVPASPGWEGKFAGIIHRRTSIAHPRFGRGRGRNWNDRW from the coding sequence ATGAGTTCGCTGCGGTCTGCAATCGCGAGAATGGAGGCCCTGGCATCGGCTGGACTGGCTAAACCTCCGACGACACAGCCTGAGTTGCAGCGACAATTGGCAAAGCTCGATGCATGTGTGGGCGAAGCAGAGCCCGTCATTGAGCTTAAGCCATTCCTGCGAGGCGTGGCCGATACGGGTGCAAACGGCTTACCGCGGTTTCAGCTCAACAGAGTCCTGCGCGGCGCATGGTGTGACCCGGAATTCGATGATTTGGGCGTGGCGGCGCTCGAACGGGCCGACGTCGATCATCGGCGCAGTTCCGACCAGGCCGTAATCGATGGCTACCTTACCTATTTCCCGACAGGCCGCTCGATCATGCCGATGCTTGCAGAAGCTGCCTCCCGGGCTGCCGGTCGGCATGACTGGGCGTGGCGCGAGCGTGGAGCACGGTGGGATCTGTTCAAGCCCCAGATGGGACCAGCCAAAGTGGCACGCGATTTTGTTGCGCGCGATGCTGATGGCATTTCCTTCTTGATGCGCGAGACTGGCCTTGGCGCAAACCTTGCGGCGAGCGGGTTTGGTCAGGCAACTTTCGCCGAGACCTGCAAAGCAACCGCAGAGCTTCAGCCTGCAGAAGCAGTCGTTCCGCAGCGCAGTATCCTGCGTATGTTTGATACAGAAGCGCAGGCAGGACAGTTGGAACTGGTTGTCCGTGCCCTGCTCGAGCCCTGGATCAGGACCAAACCCGAACCCGAGCATCGAAAGGCAGTTTCCGAGTTTCTGCTCGATCAGGTGGGTGATCCGCGTCTCCAGCGTACCCGGTGGGACAGGATCGTGCGATCGCTCGCTGAATCGATCGGTGAAGAACGTGCGCGCGAGGTCACTCAGGTGTTCAAGCGCTGGCTTACCGAAGTCGCCATGCGCGAGTTTTTCCGCGCCATCGCGAAGACCACGGATCGGCCTGATCAGTGGAAGCAACGTGAAGCGTTTTGGATTGCATACCTCGATGAAGGATTGGTCACCGACGCATGGCCCGCGCTGGGATCACGCGCGAAATACCAAATCGATTCTTTAATCCGCCAGAGTGGCGAACGACCAGAATACGGTCAAATTCGAGGAGGTCCCTCCCAATCTTCGTCCATCATCATGCAGATAGGCGACCTGCGCATATCGGAATGGAGCGATAACGGATCCTGCCGCTTCTGGAGTGACACCGATCCCGGAGCACCGAAACTCTACGCAAAGGTCTACGACGGTGGGAAGCTGCGAACCACCAGCGGACGGACGGATTTCGAGTATGAGTCTCATGTCCCTGCGAGTCCTGGGTGGGAAGGCAAGTTCGCCGGTATCATCCATCGCCGGACATCAATCGCGCATCCCCGTTTCGGGAGAGGCCGGGGCCGCAACTGGAATGATCGATGGTAA
- a CDS encoding DEAD/DEAH box helicase, translating to MVTTKFIATQNEGGGETIALLCEQPGGLFRRASSEIVPVSEWPRVAPEAGQAALALARALDDDSQISEEAEGIILPPQIVARLDEADAFALGLPPATSMTLQLNSGGSLAEGTIKVDTKWVRRGGLPVRADIAGARLREGGRVGRIPEPIYSAFQSALAVNAADDPDQRRAAFAELRSTLGDDIGAGIEADGFLERVRIAYAANFSLNAKTDHGRFDFDPVLFSRNVSESAEGDLVDEEEASLLTPQDNQHFQRRFRGQDGGRRSYLLSDGTLLFLDPMLGKALDIVRAKQVGTSQEKREFLRSPQRILREELKLDAADDDEAADRLFIETQQFSERVSGIEVWQKPVLPWIKPKPNSWLPEGFGLRIGDPPDARHVELGPGEAETIASEVETAIDTGQETIAWRDESIPATPATLQAARAIADLEREIADEIEGRASDRTERESVDIFFLQVGENFEQLDYARLPRPDAEVQDFDAPGLPKGLRSEPKPHQVEAFAWFAEAWERRMPGVLLADDMGLGKTFQALMFLLWLRSRTPHQKPVLIVAPTGLLRNWQAELSQHIEADLMGPVVEAFGSNLRNFRLEAGSDIRGGTSRLDVSEWNDAGIVLTTYETMRDYHMSFARIPFAAIVYDEIQKLKNPASQMTRAAKALNGTIQIAMTGTPVENRLQDLWSIADTVYPGFLGSSREFESSFPANDLERLGDLQHRLIERDKELPPFMLRRMKDEILTGLPEKKARKYPVEMPAAQAQAYDLVLARARALRESGEQGAMLKVLHMLRGTSLHPSLPRGISNIDEYIGQSARLKKTFEILEEVKQRGEKALLFCEDLEMQAFLAMAIQERFALARRPMCISGKVAGHKRQEMVTVFQSSPASFDVLILSPKAGGVGLTITAANNVIHLSRWWNPAVEDQATDRAYRIGQTRPVTVHIPMAVHPDEAIGPSSFDQRLDALMERKRSLSRGLLMPPESDRDVEDLLSDVLDGCPAENRDRSSAYAAAGQVDKDIQDTDYSASIRQAEPPAPPVAQPEIEEPTGDEESARSRGPASDNTASSANLDPAAEHAAELGLEEAARSQSHSDPGETASSNAERKNRRPILSVRTPVEAAEARVPFVQRVVFEQYGQRDWTIFEQYARDARIERLEIQDPYCCADEQARGRLINFIGRFEQLASEIAAVQIVTFDADSVQTRDPESTRDQRQDLEDRWNRMLASVPLHLAQKSRRSGGDLHDRFVRAKLENGDTVIWDLGRGIDGVMNARWSCVVNAFYEGSISTSRAMH from the coding sequence ATGGTAACGACCAAGTTCATTGCCACACAGAACGAGGGCGGCGGTGAGACGATTGCGCTTCTCTGCGAGCAGCCAGGCGGGCTTTTTCGGCGAGCATCAAGCGAAATTGTGCCGGTCTCAGAGTGGCCTAGAGTAGCCCCCGAAGCTGGGCAGGCCGCTCTGGCGCTGGCTCGAGCTCTCGATGATGATAGTCAGATCAGCGAAGAGGCGGAGGGCATTATCCTTCCACCGCAGATCGTTGCACGGCTCGATGAGGCCGACGCATTCGCCCTCGGTCTTCCGCCGGCCACGTCGATGACCCTTCAGCTTAACTCGGGAGGTTCGCTCGCTGAAGGAACAATCAAAGTCGATACGAAATGGGTCCGCCGCGGTGGCCTGCCAGTTCGAGCCGACATCGCGGGCGCACGTCTGCGAGAAGGCGGGCGTGTCGGACGAATTCCCGAGCCGATTTACTCGGCCTTTCAGTCCGCACTTGCAGTCAACGCGGCTGATGATCCCGATCAGCGCCGCGCAGCCTTTGCCGAGCTTCGTTCGACGCTCGGAGATGACATCGGCGCCGGCATCGAGGCGGATGGCTTTCTCGAGCGTGTCCGGATTGCCTATGCCGCCAATTTTTCACTCAACGCAAAGACCGACCATGGACGTTTCGACTTCGACCCCGTCCTCTTCTCGAGAAACGTAAGCGAGAGCGCTGAGGGTGACCTGGTCGACGAAGAAGAAGCGTCGCTGCTTACCCCGCAGGACAATCAGCATTTTCAGCGCCGGTTCCGGGGTCAGGACGGCGGGCGCCGAAGCTATCTGCTTTCCGACGGAACGCTCCTTTTTCTTGACCCGATGCTGGGCAAAGCCCTCGACATCGTGCGCGCAAAGCAGGTGGGCACCTCCCAGGAAAAGCGCGAATTCCTGCGTTCGCCGCAACGTATCCTGCGTGAAGAGCTCAAGCTTGACGCGGCAGATGATGACGAGGCAGCTGATCGTCTCTTCATCGAGACACAGCAGTTTTCCGAGCGGGTCAGCGGGATCGAGGTCTGGCAAAAGCCGGTCCTACCCTGGATCAAACCCAAGCCGAACAGCTGGCTGCCCGAAGGGTTTGGATTGCGGATCGGGGATCCGCCTGACGCGCGTCATGTCGAGTTGGGTCCAGGTGAAGCTGAAACGATCGCAAGCGAAGTCGAGACAGCGATTGACACAGGCCAGGAAACGATCGCCTGGCGCGACGAAAGCATCCCTGCGACGCCTGCAACCCTGCAGGCCGCGCGAGCAATTGCAGACCTCGAACGTGAGATCGCTGATGAGATCGAGGGACGCGCCTCGGACAGAACCGAACGCGAGAGCGTCGATATTTTCTTCCTTCAGGTCGGAGAGAATTTTGAGCAGTTGGACTATGCGCGGCTGCCTCGTCCCGACGCCGAAGTGCAGGATTTCGATGCTCCCGGGCTCCCCAAAGGACTGAGATCAGAACCCAAGCCTCACCAGGTGGAGGCGTTCGCATGGTTTGCCGAGGCCTGGGAGCGCCGGATGCCGGGCGTCTTGCTCGCCGACGATATGGGGCTCGGAAAGACCTTCCAGGCGCTTATGTTCCTGCTGTGGCTGCGCAGTAGAACGCCTCATCAGAAGCCCGTCTTGATTGTCGCGCCCACAGGTCTTCTGCGAAATTGGCAAGCCGAGCTTTCGCAGCACATCGAAGCAGATCTCATGGGGCCTGTTGTCGAGGCGTTCGGCTCCAACCTGCGCAATTTCCGTCTCGAGGCTGGGAGCGACATTCGCGGGGGAACCTCGCGTCTCGACGTGTCGGAATGGAATGACGCCGGAATCGTCCTCACGACTTACGAAACAATGCGCGATTATCACATGAGCTTCGCGCGCATTCCGTTCGCTGCAATCGTCTACGATGAAATCCAGAAGCTCAAGAATCCTGCCAGCCAGATGACACGCGCCGCAAAGGCGCTGAACGGCACAATCCAGATCGCCATGACGGGCACACCGGTTGAGAACCGGCTGCAGGACCTGTGGTCGATTGCCGATACGGTCTATCCCGGTTTCCTTGGCTCGAGCCGGGAATTCGAGAGCAGTTTCCCGGCGAACGATCTCGAGCGCCTTGGCGATCTCCAGCACCGTCTGATCGAGCGCGACAAAGAACTTCCGCCTTTCATGCTGCGTCGGATGAAGGACGAAATCCTGACCGGGCTGCCGGAGAAGAAGGCCCGCAAATATCCTGTCGAGATGCCGGCCGCGCAAGCGCAGGCCTACGACCTCGTGCTGGCCAGAGCGCGAGCGCTACGGGAAAGCGGCGAACAGGGTGCGATGCTCAAAGTGCTGCATATGTTGCGCGGTACATCGCTCCACCCGTCACTGCCGCGTGGAATTTCGAACATCGACGAGTACATCGGGCAATCTGCACGGCTGAAGAAGACCTTCGAAATCCTTGAGGAGGTCAAGCAGCGCGGCGAAAAGGCTCTGCTATTCTGCGAAGACCTCGAGATGCAGGCCTTCCTCGCGATGGCAATTCAGGAGCGCTTCGCGCTCGCGCGCCGCCCGATGTGCATCAGTGGGAAGGTTGCGGGCCATAAGCGCCAAGAGATGGTCACTGTCTTTCAGAGTTCGCCGGCCTCATTCGACGTTCTCATCCTGTCGCCCAAGGCTGGCGGCGTGGGGCTCACGATCACCGCTGCAAACAATGTGATCCATCTGTCCCGCTGGTGGAATCCGGCCGTTGAAGATCAGGCGACGGACCGCGCCTACCGGATCGGTCAGACCAGGCCAGTGACAGTTCACATTCCGATGGCTGTCCATCCGGACGAAGCGATCGGACCTTCAAGCTTCGACCAGCGTCTCGATGCCCTCATGGAGCGCAAGCGCTCGCTGAGCCGGGGTCTGCTCATGCCGCCGGAGAGCGATCGCGATGTAGAAGACCTGCTTTCCGATGTGCTCGACGGGTGCCCTGCAGAGAACCGTGATCGAAGTAGCGCGTATGCCGCCGCAGGGCAGGTGGACAAGGATATTCAGGACACCGATTACAGCGCCAGTATTCGACAAGCAGAACCGCCTGCCCCTCCAGTCGCACAGCCGGAAATCGAAGAGCCGACGGGAGACGAGGAGAGTGCTCGCTCCCGCGGACCCGCGAGCGACAACACAGCGAGTTCCGCAAACCTTGATCCGGCTGCGGAGCACGCGGCAGAACTAGGATTAGAAGAAGCGGCGCGCTCGCAGTCTCACTCTGATCCTGGCGAGACAGCATCGAGTAATGCCGAGCGCAAAAACCGGCGCCCCATTCTCTCCGTACGTACTCCCGTCGAGGCGGCTGAAGCGCGCGTTCCTTTCGTTCAGCGGGTCGTGTTTGAACAATATGGACAACGCGACTGGACGATTTTCGAGCAGTACGCGCGCGACGCGCGAATTGAACGGCTCGAAATCCAGGACCCCTATTGTTGCGCTGACGAACAAGCTCGCGGGCGCCTCATCAATTTCATCGGTCGCTTTGAACAGCTCGCATCGGAAATCGCGGCCGTGCAAATCGTGACATTCGACGCCGATTCCGTGCAGACTCGTGACCCTGAAAGCACGCGTGACCAGCGCCAGGACCTTGAAGATCGGTGGAACCGTATGCTGGCCTCGGTTCCCCTCCACCTCGCACAGAAGTCACGTCGGTCGGGCGGCGACCTGCACGATCGTTTCGTGAGGGCTAAACTGGAGAATGGCGATACCGTCATCTGGGATCTTGGACGGGGTATCGACGGCGTCATGAACGCGCGCTGGTCTTGCGTTGTGAATGCTTTTTACGAGGGCTCGATTTCGACCTCTCGGGCAATGCACTGA
- a CDS encoding STY4851/ECs_5259 family protein yields MEGRDFKSEIDAAQNDPVRLRKIADDIHACGGSRILMIRAIQLARAADSGPHPLGKTCGDLGLPRPTGLPLYRYKLAPGIFQRIEAKLAANLASDLLRPSLAPAFVMWAADWFRRSYQGGMQRWADIEAVLGLQLPQSEWRALADRGFDAWGVDPLITAHGNQRLSNLARHGGFPAAAIAGGASWPRRFLERAVGELLGADIQDIATAVSICERNEYLLPSIWRSPEMHAICGELALKIVELRAFIDKEVPVDGRPYSARLDHAYEDWRDELPMTLDGAAAGLIDTLLEARKLTGTGSIRVGRLMRSQDGEWRESLDFHLEGRWDDKDRVLSAGEYVRVFLQPSGALADRISGRLAYLEAEAGNSWIARAMRSEAAIDFPLDLSVTAEFHARGERLAQSFILPGGKTVGHGLRIFERRTGDTELVAFSLIGQGSGGYRAEPVFVDVPQDWVLRGKDNNTEIEAEDFAFAPGRSLYRCAGQIIAEKPNGDAFLVRTGQSADRKDRLTMVAQEATGVQAPGGERLIKHPLHAEVEDGVSRRTATRGEVGWRFAGESTWRDDLVNAGPGHCEFAWLDGTTKHVRDRTSALVLPAEFALSQRINAAHADIALEGWTGEAVLSDETPTADHRWRVRIDPPRRALLGLRLTPEHGSTFDLNVPLRSKEWLTTWDGELLRRDAVLGLADLRDTVARAPGRAMLMGEVAHHAGASLEASWKVDVELGLSALRNDIAALMRPLGIDAQVRLDFHNGSNDNWYVTEFGNSLEWEPSGGLRPKTAIVGEDVRVGGRFLGAPEKEVDFGPFDGLLGGLGGQMIQLPRLRGPWLVYLREGARVLTRPKFIEGDPVQDVPQHRLGRAMAQPLLQAREDLVRLAEELAAELMSPEANQTIRAVMDLAQSLNGLPPQTFEIFSKFEIAGPLAPLLLYRCEEQHLSTILELFDGLCSSWSLLPIKAWDTAFQAQGNYLVSRLDDPQWALANITERQNEIAARAPQLAPLICRDFSPLSWEELRNHFTSHTSEGINMDAGGFNPFRPAYSELLPRENFVEALMRVFDAPFAAALSASGRASLEKEQVLTVKDVERRHPDYFAKAFGYALSELKNGRQ; encoded by the coding sequence ATGGAAGGACGCGATTTCAAATCTGAAATCGACGCGGCGCAAAACGACCCGGTTCGGCTGCGCAAGATTGCCGATGACATTCACGCTTGCGGCGGCTCGCGTATCTTGATGATCCGCGCGATCCAGCTGGCCCGGGCAGCAGATAGCGGACCGCATCCTTTGGGTAAGACTTGCGGGGATCTTGGTTTACCTCGCCCGACTGGCCTCCCGCTTTATCGCTACAAGCTCGCACCGGGAATTTTTCAGCGGATCGAAGCGAAGCTTGCTGCCAATCTCGCATCGGATTTGCTGCGGCCGTCGTTAGCTCCAGCTTTCGTTATGTGGGCGGCAGACTGGTTTCGGCGCTCCTATCAGGGCGGCATGCAGCGCTGGGCCGATATCGAAGCGGTTTTGGGCCTCCAACTCCCACAATCGGAATGGCGGGCACTTGCAGACCGCGGTTTCGATGCCTGGGGCGTTGATCCTCTTATTACGGCGCACGGAAATCAGCGTCTCTCCAATCTCGCGCGGCATGGGGGCTTTCCTGCAGCAGCAATCGCAGGCGGTGCGAGCTGGCCGCGTCGCTTCCTAGAGCGGGCAGTCGGTGAGCTGCTCGGGGCAGATATTCAGGACATCGCTACCGCTGTCTCGATCTGCGAACGCAACGAATATTTGCTTCCCTCAATCTGGCGCAGCCCGGAAATGCACGCAATCTGCGGGGAACTTGCCCTCAAGATCGTCGAGCTTCGTGCATTTATCGACAAGGAAGTGCCAGTTGACGGTCGCCCTTATTCTGCCCGGCTGGACCACGCTTACGAAGACTGGCGCGATGAACTGCCCATGACGCTCGACGGGGCTGCGGCGGGCCTCATTGATACGCTCCTTGAAGCCAGAAAGCTGACGGGAACAGGTAGCATCCGGGTCGGACGATTGATGCGTTCGCAGGACGGTGAATGGCGCGAAAGTCTGGATTTCCATCTCGAAGGTCGCTGGGACGACAAGGATCGTGTGCTGTCCGCAGGTGAATATGTCCGGGTGTTTCTTCAGCCCTCGGGCGCCTTGGCGGACCGTATCTCCGGTCGGCTCGCTTACCTTGAGGCTGAAGCGGGGAATAGCTGGATCGCGCGCGCTATGCGCAGCGAAGCTGCGATCGATTTTCCCTTGGACCTCTCCGTCACCGCCGAATTCCATGCGCGCGGCGAAAGACTCGCCCAAAGCTTTATTCTGCCGGGCGGCAAAACGGTTGGACATGGACTGCGGATATTCGAGCGGCGGACCGGAGACACGGAGCTAGTCGCGTTTTCCCTAATCGGTCAGGGGTCGGGTGGTTATCGCGCCGAACCAGTCTTTGTCGATGTTCCGCAGGATTGGGTGCTTCGCGGCAAGGACAACAATACAGAGATCGAAGCCGAAGACTTTGCCTTTGCACCTGGTCGTTCGCTCTACCGATGTGCTGGCCAGATCATCGCAGAGAAGCCCAATGGCGACGCATTTCTGGTGCGGACGGGGCAAAGTGCAGATCGTAAGGATCGCCTGACCATGGTGGCCCAAGAGGCGACCGGTGTGCAGGCACCCGGCGGCGAACGGTTGATCAAACATCCGCTGCATGCAGAAGTCGAAGACGGGGTTTCCCGGCGCACGGCAACGCGTGGAGAGGTCGGCTGGCGGTTTGCAGGGGAAAGCACTTGGCGCGATGATCTTGTCAACGCGGGCCCCGGACATTGCGAGTTCGCCTGGCTCGATGGAACGACCAAGCATGTTCGGGACCGGACAAGTGCACTGGTTCTGCCGGCTGAATTTGCACTCAGCCAGCGGATCAATGCGGCCCATGCGGACATCGCTTTGGAAGGTTGGACCGGAGAAGCGGTGCTCAGCGATGAAACGCCGACTGCGGACCATCGCTGGCGGGTGCGGATCGATCCGCCCCGTCGCGCGCTGCTCGGCTTGCGCCTCACCCCCGAACATGGCTCTACCTTCGACCTCAATGTGCCATTGCGATCGAAAGAATGGCTGACCACCTGGGATGGTGAACTTCTCAGGCGCGATGCTGTCCTAGGCCTCGCCGATCTTCGTGACACCGTTGCCCGCGCGCCAGGCCGTGCGATGCTGATGGGCGAAGTTGCCCATCACGCTGGAGCGTCGCTTGAGGCGAGTTGGAAGGTCGATGTCGAACTGGGCCTGTCGGCTCTGCGCAACGATATTGCCGCCTTGATGCGGCCGCTCGGCATCGATGCCCAGGTCCGGCTCGACTTTCACAACGGCAGCAATGACAACTGGTACGTCACGGAATTCGGCAATTCTCTTGAGTGGGAACCTTCGGGAGGGCTGCGTCCGAAAACGGCCATTGTCGGCGAAGATGTCCGCGTTGGCGGCCGCTTTCTTGGAGCTCCCGAGAAAGAGGTGGATTTCGGTCCGTTTGACGGATTGCTTGGCGGCCTCGGAGGGCAAATGATTCAATTGCCACGATTGCGCGGTCCATGGCTCGTCTATCTGCGCGAAGGTGCTCGCGTCCTCACGAGGCCGAAGTTTATCGAAGGCGATCCGGTTCAAGACGTTCCGCAACACAGGCTCGGCCGGGCAATGGCACAGCCTCTTTTGCAAGCCCGCGAGGACCTCGTGAGGCTGGCGGAGGAACTCGCTGCCGAGCTCATGTCTCCCGAAGCGAACCAGACAATTCGTGCGGTCATGGACTTGGCGCAGTCACTCAATGGCTTGCCTCCGCAAACCTTCGAAATCTTCAGCAAGTTTGAGATTGCCGGTCCGCTTGCGCCGCTCCTTCTTTATCGCTGCGAGGAGCAACACCTCTCGACGATCCTCGAGCTGTTTGATGGCCTATGCTCAAGCTGGTCTCTTTTGCCGATCAAGGCCTGGGACACTGCCTTTCAGGCTCAAGGTAACTATCTGGTCAGCCGGCTCGATGACCCTCAGTGGGCGTTGGCAAACATCACGGAACGTCAGAACGAAATCGCGGCGCGTGCGCCGCAGCTTGCGCCACTCATTTGCCGGGACTTCTCACCGTTGAGCTGGGAAGAGCTTCGCAACCACTTCACGAGCCATACAAGCGAGGGCATCAATATGGATGCCGGCGGCTTCAACCCTTTTCGGCCTGCTTACAGCGAGCTACTGCCAAGAGAGAACTTCGTCGAAGCGCTGATGCGGGTCTTCGATGCTCCTTTCGCCGCTGCTCTGTCCGCTAGCGGACGTGCTTCTCTCGAGAAGGAGCAAGTCCTGACCGTCAAAGACGTCGAACGACGTCACCCCGACTACTTTGCCAAAGCCTTTGGCTATGCCCTTTCGGAGCTCAAGAATGGCCGCCAGTGA